One Glycine max cultivar Williams 82 chromosome 6, Glycine_max_v4.0, whole genome shotgun sequence DNA segment encodes these proteins:
- the LOC100815253 gene encoding uncharacterized protein isoform X1: MGGDGRVEVVSGKGCSRLFSSSIPSFRGLQPLEPMSPASSPLQVPSSTAPFAGLVICVTGLSKEARNQVMEATERLGGQYSPNLHPQCTHLVVQSFGGRKFEHALKHGAKNGLFVVTLGWFVDSVRKTVRLSESHYRVKSYGDNNTRLEDFRLLPEYRNAENSCFPARIHQSNQANSVEELQRFTGRESNRNSDSTLSGCSIYVDPGISSELRNKVIETASREGASLVEQWFVGCSVSHVVTEGTSIQRYLGYSSNLITPLWILKTAKEKYVRKLVHMSVDLAKQVGLMLEDIHNDISGKEVIKQKVLNNLPDTESEVSYEERQQIVNSAKNGVRNRRGRRMQTCQTPIRPITPNNLLDSICWSISEPTSTASIYTDSFSVEDPSENHTSIFFDAKGDGKDSEASFSNSTRPLTESEKSELIFKNHFLTILLPIDRFAEMGPSSRTFFSHNGFTCLQVLDHIRAFYQENMSRQEIEAAIHSDSRHADRLRSVYSSKETAESGYVMFKRVEFLGSRTSFEMLKRVTGDNNSNVYELLLRA; this comes from the exons ATGGGTGGTGATGGTAGAGTTGAAGTTGTGAGTGGCAAGGGGTGTTCGAGGCTGTTTTCATCTTCAATTCCTTCATTCAGAGGTTTGCAACCATTGGAGCCAATGTCTCCTGCTTCGTCTCCTTTGCAAGTGCCATCATCAACTGCTCCTTTTGCTGGTCTTGTCATATGCGTTACTGGTTTATCTAAAG AAGCAAGGAATCAGGTCATGGAGGCTACAGAGAGATTAGGTGGACAGTATAGCCCCAATTTGCATCCTCAATGTACCCATTTGGTGGTTCAG AGTTTTGGTGGACGCAAGTTTGAGCATGCGCTGAAGCATGGAGCAAAAAATGGCCTCTTTGTTGTTACACTGGGTTGGTTTGTGGATAGTGTCAGGAAAACTG TGAGGTTGAGTGAATCACATTATAGAGTGAAGAGTTACGGGGATAACAACACACGTTTGGAGGATTTTAGACTGCTTCCTGAGTATAGAAATGCTGAAAATTCTTGTTTTCCTGCAAGAATCCACCAAAGCAACCAAGCTAATAGTGTTGAAGAACTTCAAAGATTCACTGGAAGAGAGTCTAACAGAAATTCGGACTCAACTTTGTCTGGCTGCTCCATCTATGTTGATCCAGGCATTTCATCTGAATTGCGAAACAAG GTTATTGAGACTGCTTCAAGAGAAGGTGCTAGTTTGGTTGAACAATGGTTTGTTGGCTGCAGTGTTAGTCATGTAGTAACTGAAGGGACATCAATCCAAAGATATCTTGGATACTCTAGTAACCTCATTACA CCTCTGTGGATTCTCAAAACAGCTAAGGAGAAATATGTGCGAAAGCTTGTTCACATGTCCGTTGATTTGGCAAAGCAAGTTGGCCTAATGCTTGAAGACATCCATAATGACATTTCAGGAAAG GAAGTAATAAAGCAAAAAGTCCTTAACAATCTTCCGGATACTGAAAGTGAAGTCAGCTATGAAGAAAGACAACAAATTGTGAATTCTGCCAAAAATGGAGTCAGAAATCGCCGTGGTCGTCGAATGCAG ACTTGTCAGACTCCAATTCGTCCTATAACACCCAACAACCTTCTAGACTCTATCTGCTGGTCTATATCCGAGCCAACTTCAACTGCTTCCATTTACACAGACTCTTTCAGTGTTGAAGATCCTAGTGAAAATCATACTTCAATATTTTTTGACGCAAAAGGGGATGGCAAGGATTCGGAAGCTTCGTTTTCAAACTCCACTCGTCCTCTGACAGAAAG CGAGAAATCCGAGTTGATATTTAAAAACCATTTCCTTACCATACTATTACCAATCGACCGATTTGCTGAGATGGGTCCTTCTTCAAGAACGTTTTTCAGCCATAATGGTTTTACATGTCTTCAGGTGTTGGATCATATCCGTGCATTTTATCAG GAGAACATGTCAAGGCAAGAAATAGAAGCTGCAATTCATAGTGATTCAAGACACGCTGATAGGCTTAGATCAGTGTACTCAAGTAAGGAAACAGCTGAAAGTGGCTATGTAATGTTCAAAAGGGTTGAATTCTTGGGTAGTCGTACAAGTTTTGAAATGTTGAAGCGTGTAACTGGGGACAACAATTCCAACGTTTATGAGCTATTACTTAGGGCCTAA
- the LOC100815253 gene encoding uncharacterized protein isoform X2 has translation MSPASSPLQVPSSTAPFAGLVICVTGLSKEARNQVMEATERLGGQYSPNLHPQCTHLVVQSFGGRKFEHALKHGAKNGLFVVTLGWFVDSVRKTVRLSESHYRVKSYGDNNTRLEDFRLLPEYRNAENSCFPARIHQSNQANSVEELQRFTGRESNRNSDSTLSGCSIYVDPGISSELRNKVIETASREGASLVEQWFVGCSVSHVVTEGTSIQRYLGYSSNLITPLWILKTAKEKYVRKLVHMSVDLAKQVGLMLEDIHNDISGKEVIKQKVLNNLPDTESEVSYEERQQIVNSAKNGVRNRRGRRMQTCQTPIRPITPNNLLDSICWSISEPTSTASIYTDSFSVEDPSENHTSIFFDAKGDGKDSEASFSNSTRPLTESEKSELIFKNHFLTILLPIDRFAEMGPSSRTFFSHNGFTCLQVLDHIRAFYQENMSRQEIEAAIHSDSRHADRLRSVYSSKETAESGYVMFKRVEFLGSRTSFEMLKRVTGDNNSNVYELLLRA, from the exons ATGTCTCCTGCTTCGTCTCCTTTGCAAGTGCCATCATCAACTGCTCCTTTTGCTGGTCTTGTCATATGCGTTACTGGTTTATCTAAAG AAGCAAGGAATCAGGTCATGGAGGCTACAGAGAGATTAGGTGGACAGTATAGCCCCAATTTGCATCCTCAATGTACCCATTTGGTGGTTCAG AGTTTTGGTGGACGCAAGTTTGAGCATGCGCTGAAGCATGGAGCAAAAAATGGCCTCTTTGTTGTTACACTGGGTTGGTTTGTGGATAGTGTCAGGAAAACTG TGAGGTTGAGTGAATCACATTATAGAGTGAAGAGTTACGGGGATAACAACACACGTTTGGAGGATTTTAGACTGCTTCCTGAGTATAGAAATGCTGAAAATTCTTGTTTTCCTGCAAGAATCCACCAAAGCAACCAAGCTAATAGTGTTGAAGAACTTCAAAGATTCACTGGAAGAGAGTCTAACAGAAATTCGGACTCAACTTTGTCTGGCTGCTCCATCTATGTTGATCCAGGCATTTCATCTGAATTGCGAAACAAG GTTATTGAGACTGCTTCAAGAGAAGGTGCTAGTTTGGTTGAACAATGGTTTGTTGGCTGCAGTGTTAGTCATGTAGTAACTGAAGGGACATCAATCCAAAGATATCTTGGATACTCTAGTAACCTCATTACA CCTCTGTGGATTCTCAAAACAGCTAAGGAGAAATATGTGCGAAAGCTTGTTCACATGTCCGTTGATTTGGCAAAGCAAGTTGGCCTAATGCTTGAAGACATCCATAATGACATTTCAGGAAAG GAAGTAATAAAGCAAAAAGTCCTTAACAATCTTCCGGATACTGAAAGTGAAGTCAGCTATGAAGAAAGACAACAAATTGTGAATTCTGCCAAAAATGGAGTCAGAAATCGCCGTGGTCGTCGAATGCAG ACTTGTCAGACTCCAATTCGTCCTATAACACCCAACAACCTTCTAGACTCTATCTGCTGGTCTATATCCGAGCCAACTTCAACTGCTTCCATTTACACAGACTCTTTCAGTGTTGAAGATCCTAGTGAAAATCATACTTCAATATTTTTTGACGCAAAAGGGGATGGCAAGGATTCGGAAGCTTCGTTTTCAAACTCCACTCGTCCTCTGACAGAAAG CGAGAAATCCGAGTTGATATTTAAAAACCATTTCCTTACCATACTATTACCAATCGACCGATTTGCTGAGATGGGTCCTTCTTCAAGAACGTTTTTCAGCCATAATGGTTTTACATGTCTTCAGGTGTTGGATCATATCCGTGCATTTTATCAG GAGAACATGTCAAGGCAAGAAATAGAAGCTGCAATTCATAGTGATTCAAGACACGCTGATAGGCTTAGATCAGTGTACTCAAGTAAGGAAACAGCTGAAAGTGGCTATGTAATGTTCAAAAGGGTTGAATTCTTGGGTAGTCGTACAAGTTTTGAAATGTTGAAGCGTGTAACTGGGGACAACAATTCCAACGTTTATGAGCTATTACTTAGGGCCTAA